From the genome of Wolbachia endosymbiont (group B) of Parapoynx stratiotata, one region includes:
- a CDS encoding Rpn family recombination-promoting nuclease/putative transposase, with translation MALSKFLDPKNDLSFKKIFGSEKNKNILIHFLNDILGFSTSDQIMEIEFLSTIMDPEIASDKQSIVDVLCKDSIGNRFVIEMQLARDKGFEKRAQLYAAKAYSRQLDKSGNYIHLQKVFFIAISNCNLLPEEVDYISTHNIRDIKTNGHYLKDLQFVFIELPKFTKNKVEQLENTTERWCFFFKYAEDTTEEDLKKIAAEAPIIKLAYDELDRFRWNEKDLIAYEERILSVQKENAILAQKLDDAKHEGIQIGEEKGRKEGIQIGHEKGKIEGKIEVAKNSLKADVPIDVIAQITGLSHSEILQLREKT, from the coding sequence ATGGCTCTTTCGAAATTTCTTGATCCCAAAAATGACTTGAGCTTTAAAAAGATCTTTGGCTCTGAAAAGAATAAAAATATCTTAATTCACTTCCTCAACGATATCTTAGGTTTTTCTACTTCTGATCAAATAATGGAAATTGAATTCCTTAGTACCATTATGGATCCTGAAATTGCCTCTGACAAACAAAGCATTGTTGATGTTCTTTGCAAAGACTCTATTGGTAATAGATTTGTTATCGAAATGCAACTCGCTCGTGATAAAGGCTTTGAGAAACGTGCTCAACTTTATGCTGCTAAAGCTTACTCTCGGCAATTAGATAAATCTGGTAATTACATTCATCTTCAGAAAGTCTTCTTTATTGCTATTTCCAATTGTAACCTTCTGCCTGAAGAAGTTGACTATATTTCTACTCATAATATACGCGATATCAAAACCAATGGGCATTACTTGAAAGATTTACAATTTGTCTTTATTGAGTTGCCTAAATTTACAAAAAATAAGGTAGAGCAATTAGAGAATACTACAGAGAGATGGTGTTTCTTTTTTAAATACGCAGAAGATACAACTGAAGAAGATCTAAAAAAGATAGCAGCAGAAGCTCCGATAATAAAGCTAGCATATGATGAATTAGACAGGTTTCGCTGGAATGAAAAGGATTTGATCGCATATGAAGAAAGAATATTGAGCGTGCAGAAAGAAAACGCTATCCTTGCTCAAAAACTCGATGATGCTAAACATGAAGGAATCCAAATTGGAGAAGAGAAAGGCAGGAAAGAAGGCATCCAAATCGGCCATGAAAAAGGTAAAATTGAAGGTAAAATTGAAGTTGCAAAAAATTCACTCAAGGCCGATGTCCCTATAGATGTTATAGCTCAAATTACCGGTCTCTCTCATTCTGAAATTTTACAACTCAGGGAAAAAACATAA
- a CDS encoding IS256 family transposase produces the protein MGQANRTTGLVDYKELETNILSSIREGRPLTGRDGALTPFIKRLLEASLEGEIESHMSAKSEENNRRNGRNAKTLRTSSGSFELLTPRDREGSFEPQIVKKRQTSLHPELEAKVLSTYASGMGYRDIASHVEEIYDHKISAAEISSITDKLLPVINEWRSRPLQSVYPIVFMDGMFFKVKEDGHCISKCMYNILGINQNGRKEVLGFYLAESEGANFWLGVLNDLKERGVEDILIACIDGLKSFPAAINSVFPKAEVQLCIVHQIRNSLKYVSSKDVKVFMNDLKKIYRASSKEIAENYLLELEEKWGEKYPLVIKSWQNNWENLSSYFKYSGQVRKLIYTTNPIEGLHRQIRKFTKTKGSFTSTNALYKQVYCAIKKVEQKWIMALPNWALTISQLDIFFPDRLKIELN, from the coding sequence ATGGGTCAAGCAAATAGAACTACTGGTTTGGTAGATTATAAAGAATTAGAAACAAATATCCTGTCATCTATACGAGAAGGAAGACCATTGACAGGAAGAGATGGAGCATTAACACCGTTTATAAAAAGGTTGCTAGAGGCAAGTCTGGAAGGTGAAATAGAAAGCCACATGTCAGCTAAAAGTGAAGAAAATAACCGAAGAAATGGAAGGAATGCAAAAACTTTACGTACAAGTTCAGGCTCATTTGAACTATTAACACCAAGAGACAGAGAAGGAAGCTTTGAACCGCAAATAGTCAAAAAAAGGCAAACAAGCCTACATCCAGAACTTGAAGCAAAGGTCTTAAGCACATATGCCAGTGGCATGGGATACAGAGATATAGCTTCACATGTTGAGGAAATATATGACCACAAAATATCAGCAGCAGAGATATCCAGTATTACTGATAAACTGCTACCAGTAATCAATGAATGGCGCAGCCGCCCACTGCAATCAGTGTATCCAATAGTGTTTATGGATGGCATGTTCTTTAAGGTCAAGGAGGACGGACATTGTATAAGTAAATGCATGTATAATATATTGGGCATAAATCAAAATGGCAGAAAAGAAGTATTAGGTTTTTATTTGGCTGAAAGTGAAGGAGCTAACTTCTGGTTGGGAGTTCTAAATGACCTAAAAGAGCGAGGAGTAGAAGATATTCTAATTGCCTGCATTGATGGGCTAAAAAGCTTTCCTGCGGCTATAAATAGTGTGTTTCCTAAGGCAGAAGTACAGCTATGTATAGTGCATCAGATAAGGAATTCACTGAAATATGTATCTAGCAAAGATGTAAAAGTTTTCATGAATGATTTGAAAAAAATATATCGTGCTTCAAGTAAAGAGATCGCTGAGAATTATCTGCTTGAGCTGGAAGAAAAATGGGGAGAGAAGTATCCTTTAGTTATAAAATCCTGGCAGAACAATTGGGAAAACTTATCCAGTTATTTTAAGTATTCTGGGCAAGTTAGGAAGCTGATTTACACCACCAATCCAATTGAGGGGTTGCATAGACAAATCAGGAAATTTACTAAAACTAAGGGTTCATTTACTAGTACAAATGCCTTGTACAAACAGGTATATTGTGCTATAAAAAAGGTAGAGCAAAAGTGGATTATGGCTCTCCCTAATTGGGCTTTAACTATTTCTCAACTTGATATTTTCTTTCCAGATAGATTGAAAATTGAGTTGAACTAA
- a CDS encoding ankyrin repeat domain-containing protein: MNAAGGIQLIRGIHGAIVSCKDGTATDCGLNLGGIGWSFASQPIENVMVKIAPKVVTSAEKVVGRIIPGTLGKQTKFVVQVAGVKFGSKIAKGTAGAIAGIFDIIDIGISANNLVDCKNREDSNNPCGEKEIRDNIASIAFSGVSFVSGVALTAASLPGVGIGVGFGLMVTHGVYSGISNIIEYEKKYDTTHGENFDIFLHTLLLSSMPYDLEHLAARNNMVNSQAKRAWKALSDSPNDVVAYGVGFGVDSDTPSLHAGYGKILMNRTDADTTNLSRVIPDPIQNATMICLPQVTSEIYEKGIKKSVPTAVHHCENTMVIADRRRMQNGTIILYNLESIDEGTIVGSNTLNNYFLIFRGNTGITGGNNTVNKFILVKPGGFSGKIIGGSNATNILDLSQSTEYDFVQAKIDYRFRPNAPGLLRLTTNLHRLINDYVDSNVDAFRYSYIGRQNKTDNVLCTYNSRRLTRNDNRDVFINSGGGLSKNEKDTVDNCKKVAIAPYTKVTGAENDYTFYIKTTDYEAKDLYSEIDVKGTGTVIFPETNLLDDCDEISYFSTNNTLSLKIGLGQGNQYTLDIKNYIKQGSNQPNFMLIDKNGSNIIPKIEKLESSITKINSFELHTEHSLDSFDAAENHYKEILINNKDYKVFGVVRAKLQSNSAFQHMVFGSSGEDIINFDQRSMFARGGNGSDMYVIDSNTEKREIIIDNNSGDKKLDMLVMPEVPEEFSIQQCNLHLNYSNTHVQVRNYLKGNSYRHLMVMNSKGETFIPYVQSMSCAGSSVESGKLSPFFHATQTQNMFLLPKDFEGDHLVIDSNLEDIEKYKDEDDLLLTREGEIPFIIRVEDFYNDQSKWRDVNFLLWNNGNFFPYLGLQQEVDGIMDYQDKLKNDYEKIIKEYVIDFTKSISITHNQDGTLTSVGQDEERIGVVILKDITPDQIRVSSSNTDLVFSDEVSNHVINVKNWNNSESYRISTLEFDLGLEPIIIRRLDRFSLSDIAEIQGLINKASEICQKKAGCEANIEAKNNDGQTLFHVAAQEGKLRSIRFLIGKIESMNFEDNLYSEPDELVKAVRQRERLKSLINEKDKFGYTPLQYAAKNGKWDIVNLFLDKTAERNQDDVADKDKFSTSWTTVHYAVYNGNMSLFNDIFQFLSDKETMINTKDSSDWTPLHYAVYYNALDVVKFLVNKGADISVKDKDSKTPLDLAAQENDTNVAEFLKQTELDKKLLAAVQDAGLNEVKDLINQKANINAKDMYGWTLLHFAASRDKLSVVEFLFNNNANINAKDVYGNTPLHVAAQYSSSLEIVKFLLDKDISGINNITNNGWTPLHVAIQGNKLNTVELLLGRGADIEVRDIYNQTSLDLATRKGYLDIAGILKQVQLDRKLLTIVESGGFNEAKGLIAQGANIDTNDKNGNTLLYSAAEIGDLNLVKLLLDNGANIEAKNGEYQATPLHGAVENYRIDVVKLLLNRGANVNAEDKDNWTPLHYGADTNSPDIVKVLVDAHANLGAKGNYGKTPLDIAKDKGHNNIVEYLEKKLRGGRGERKRRHHHGDHNSHNLSRKPLAIDQPQIATSSGAKPSSWINDLFSRVKSSVGRLLSSKSEGTASSLSQVDGQFAKASISNSSFTGTTLPSDGTDKRQENGGFFRDNVDYVNANLKRMCERQAPVKFKPKDRNTILEMGDHYLSQVDFNGTITLFDLLIRRVTGQKYISTIDQSISPLEAQEYTLNITKGFEKVVEQAGLKSGVSMHRLNIDFVEIQKEVTGKIMSGKFDEISGIFNSYVEKACSGKEAGKLSPKKFEKFIAQFNKGLLNQSIEQILHNRDGRLEVDGTKKQQISLEPQSYLSNASVHSHSEVSTCLSEIGVTKLGGNINR, encoded by the coding sequence ATGAATGCTGCAGGTGGAATACAATTAATAAGAGGAATTCATGGTGCTATTGTATCTTGCAAGGATGGAACAGCAACGGATTGTGGATTAAATCTAGGTGGAATAGGATGGTCTTTTGCGTCTCAACCAATTGAGAATGTAATGGTTAAAATTGCTCCAAAAGTTGTAACATCAGCTGAAAAAGTTGTAGGAAGGATTATACCGGGTACTTTAGGTAAGCAGACAAAATTTGTTGTTCAAGTTGCAGGAGTAAAATTTGGAAGTAAAATAGCGAAAGGCACGGCAGGAGCTATAGCTGGTATATTTGATATTATTGATATAGGCATATCAGCAAATAACCTTGTAGACTGTAAAAATAGAGAAGATAGTAATAATCCATGTGGAGAAAAGGAGATAAGAGATAATATAGCTTCTATAGCCTTTTCTGGTGTGTCATTTGTTTCTGGTGTTGCTCTTACAGCAGCTAGTCTGCCTGGAGTTGGTATTGGAGTTGGATTTGGACTCATGGTAACTCATGGAGTTTATAGTGGTATTAGCAATATTATAGAGTATGAAAAGAAGTATGATACAACTCATGGTGAGAATTTCGATATCTTTTTGCATACGCTTTTACTTTCATCTATGCCATATGATCTGGAACACCTTGCAGCCAGAAATAATATGGTTAATAGTCAAGCTAAAAGAGCCTGGAAAGCTTTAAGTGATAGCCCTAATGATGTAGTTGCCTATGGAGTTGGTTTTGGGGTGGATAGCGACACGCCATCTCTTCATGCAGGGTATGGAAAGATTCTAATGAATAGAACAGATGCTGATACAACAAACCTTTCACGTGTTATACCTGACCCAATTCAAAATGCTACGATGATTTGCTTACCACAAGTCACTAGCGAAATTTATGAAAAAGGTATTAAAAAATCAGTTCCAACAGCTGTGCATCACTGTGAAAATACAATGGTTATTGCTGATAGAAGAAGAATGCAAAATGGTACAATAATTCTTTATAATTTAGAAAGCATAGATGAAGGTACCATTGTTGGAAGTAATACATTAAATAACTACTTCTTGATTTTTAGAGGAAACACAGGAATAACTGGTGGTAATAATACTGTTAACAAATTTATTCTTGTGAAACCTGGAGGTTTTTCGGGTAAAATTATTGGTGGAAGTAATGCTACTAATATACTTGACCTAAGTCAATCAACAGAATACGACTTTGTACAAGCAAAAATTGACTATCGTTTTAGACCTAACGCTCCCGGTCTTTTAAGGTTAACAACAAATCTTCATCGATTGATCAATGATTATGTTGATAGCAATGTCGATGCTTTCAGGTATAGCTATATTGGAAGGCAAAATAAGACAGATAATGTTTTATGTACATATAATTCTAGGCGCCTTACTAGAAACGATAATCGTGACGTCTTTATAAATAGTGGTGGAGGTTTGAGCAAAAATGAGAAGGATACAGTTGATAATTGTAAAAAAGTAGCTATTGCGCCATACACTAAAGTTACAGGTGCAGAAAATGATTATACCTTTTATATAAAAACCACAGATTACGAGGCTAAAGATTTATATTCAGAAATTGATGTAAAAGGAACGGGAACTGTAATCTTTCCGGAAACTAATCTGCTAGATGATTGTGATGAAATATCTTATTTCTCGACTAATAATACTTTATCTTTAAAAATAGGGCTGGGTCAAGGTAATCAATATACCCTTGATATTAAAAATTATATTAAGCAAGGCAGTAATCAACCTAATTTTATGCTGATAGATAAAAATGGTAGTAATATTATTCCTAAAATTGAGAAACTAGAATCATCCATTACAAAAATTAACTCGTTCGAGTTACATACAGAACATTCTCTTGATAGCTTTGATGCTGCAGAAAATCATTACAAGGAAATACTCATTAATAATAAGGACTATAAAGTCTTTGGTGTTGTTAGAGCAAAACTACAAAGCAATAGCGCATTCCAACATATGGTATTTGGTTCTTCAGGAGAAGATATAATAAATTTTGACCAAAGGAGTATGTTTGCTAGAGGTGGAAATGGAAGTGATATGTATGTTATTGATAGCAACACAGAGAAAAGAGAGATTATTATTGATAATAACTCAGGTGATAAAAAATTAGATATGTTGGTTATGCCAGAAGTTCCTGAGGAGTTTTCAATTCAACAGTGTAACTTGCATTTAAACTATAGTAATACTCATGTTCAAGTAAGAAATTATCTTAAGGGTAACAGCTATAGGCACCTTATGGTTATGAACAGTAAAGGAGAAACCTTTATTCCTTATGTACAATCAATGTCATGTGCTGGCTCTTCCGTAGAAAGTGGCAAATTATCTCCCTTTTTCCATGCCACACAGACTCAGAATATGTTTTTGTTGCCTAAGGATTTTGAAGGTGATCATTTAGTGATTGATTCTAATCTTGAAGATATCGAGAAATATAAAGATGAAGATGATCTCTTATTAACAAGAGAAGGTGAGATTCCTTTTATTATTAGAGTAGAAGATTTTTATAATGACCAAAGTAAATGGAGAGATGTTAATTTTCTTCTGTGGAACAATGGTAATTTTTTTCCATATTTAGGTTTACAGCAAGAGGTTGATGGAATAATGGACTATCAAGATAAACTTAAGAATGATTATGAAAAAATTATAAAAGAATATGTTATAGATTTCACTAAGTCTATCAGTATCACACATAATCAAGATGGCACTTTAACTTCGGTGGGGCAAGATGAAGAACGCATAGGAGTAGTGATATTAAAAGATATTACTCCAGATCAGATTAGGGTTTCCAGTAGTAATACAGATTTGGTGTTTTCCGACGAAGTATCTAACCATGTAATCAATGTAAAAAATTGGAATAATTCTGAGTCTTATAGGATTTCTACATTGGAATTCGATTTAGGGTTAGAACCAATAATAATCCGGAGATTAGACAGGTTTAGTTTGTCTGATATAGCAGAAATACAAGGTCTGATTAATAAAGCTTCAGAGATTTGCCAAAAGAAGGCTGGGTGCGAAGCTAACATTGAAGCTAAAAATAACGATGGCCAAACACTTTTTCATGTTGCTGCTCAAGAAGGCAAATTGCGTTCTATTAGGTTTCTTATAGGTAAAATTGAAAGTATGAATTTTGAAGATAATTTGTATTCAGAACCTGATGAACTAGTAAAAGCAGTTCGCCAAAGAGAAAGATTAAAGTCTCTCATAAATGAAAAAGATAAGTTCGGTTATACACCGCTACAATATGCTGCTAAAAATGGCAAGTGGGATATAGTTAATCTTTTCCTTGATAAAACTGCTGAAAGAAATCAAGATGACGTTGCAGATAAAGATAAATTCTCAACAAGCTGGACTACCGTGCACTATGCCGTTTACAATGGTAATATGAGTCTATTTAATGATATATTTCAATTTCTTTCAGATAAAGAAACTATGATTAATACTAAAGACAGTAGTGATTGGACACCTCTACACTATGCTGTATATTACAATGCTTTAGATGTGGTAAAATTTCTTGTGAACAAAGGAGCTGATATCAGTGTTAAAGATAAGGATAGTAAAACACCTTTAGACTTAGCTGCTCAAGAGAATGACACAAATGTAGCAGAGTTTCTAAAGCAAACGGAATTAGATAAAAAATTGTTAGCTGCAGTGCAAGATGCAGGTCTTAATGAAGTTAAAGATCTTATTAATCAGAAGGCTAATATTAATGCTAAAGACATGTACGGTTGGACGCTTTTACACTTTGCTGCTTCTCGTGATAAACTTAGTGTAGTTGAGTTTCTCTTCAATAACAATGCTAATATTAATGCTAAAGATGTGTATGGTAATACACCATTACATGTAGCTGCCCAGTACAGTAGTAGTCTTGAGATAGTTAAGTTTCTTTTAGACAAGGATATTAGCGGTATTAATAATATAACCAATAATGGTTGGACACCATTGCATGTAGCTATACAAGGAAACAAATTAAATACAGTCGAACTCCTTCTTGGCAGAGGTGCTGATATTGAAGTTAGAGATATTTATAACCAAACATCTTTAGATTTGGCTACTCGAAAAGGTTACCTAGATATAGCAGGAATTTTGAAGCAAGTACAATTAGATAGAAAATTGTTGACTATTGTGGAAAGCGGTGGTTTTAATGAAGCTAAAGGTCTTATTGCTCAGGGTGCTAACATTGATACCAATGACAAGAACGGTAATACACTACTGTATTCAGCTGCTGAAATCGGTGATTTAAACCTAGTTAAACTCCTTCTTGATAACGGTGCTAATATTGAAGCTAAAAACGGAGAATATCAAGCAACTCCATTGCATGGAGCGGTTGAAAACTACAGGATAGATGTAGTCAAATTACTTCTTAATCGTGGTGCAAATGTTAACGCTGAAGACAAAGACAATTGGACACCTTTACATTATGGTGCTGATACCAACAGTCCTGATATAGTAAAAGTTCTTGTCGATGCTCATGCTAATCTTGGTGCTAAAGGTAATTACGGTAAAACACCGCTAGATATTGCGAAAGACAAGGGGCACAATAATATTGTGGAATACTTAGAAAAAAAGCTCAGGGGAGGAAGAGGAGAACGCAAACGCCGTCATCACCATGGAGATCACAATTCTCATAACTTATCACGCAAACCCCTTGCTATAGACCAACCTCAGATAGCAACAAGCAGTGGCGCAAAACCATCTTCATGGATAAATGATTTATTTAGTCGGGTGAAAAGCTCTGTAGGTAGATTATTGAGTTCTAAATCTGAGGGGACTGCAAGTTCATTATCACAAGTTGATGGGCAATTTGCCAAAGCGTCGATAAGTAATAGTAGTTTCACAGGTACCACACTACCATCTGATGGTACAGATAAAAGACAAGAAAATGGAGGTTTCTTTCGAGACAACGTCGATTATGTAAATGCAAATCTAAAACGAATGTGTGAAAGGCAAGCACCTGTTAAATTTAAGCCTAAGGATAGAAATACAATATTAGAAATGGGAGATCACTATCTATCACAGGTTGACTTTAATGGTACAATAACTTTATTTGACTTATTGATTAGAAGGGTTACAGGTCAAAAGTATATTTCTACAATAGATCAGTCTATATCTCCACTAGAGGCACAGGAATATACACTCAATATTACAAAGGGATTTGAGAAAGTAGTAGAGCAAGCTGGATTAAAAAGTGGTGTGTCAATGCATCGATTAAATATTGATTTTGTGGAAATACAGAAAGAAGTTACAGGAAAAATCATGAGTGGTAAATTTGATGAGATTTCGGGGATTTTCAACTCATATGTAGAGAAAGCATGTTCTGGTAAAGAAGCTGGTAAATTAAGTCCGAAGAAATTTGAAAAGTTTATAGCTCAATTTAATAAGGGTCTGCTAAATCAATCAATAGAGCAGATATTACACAACAGAGATGGTAGATTAGAAGTTGATGGTACAAAAAAACAGCAGATAAGTTTAGAGCCTCAAAGTTATTTAAGTAATGCTTCAGTTCACAGCCATTCAGAAGTATCAACTTGTCTTTCTGAGATAGGAGTAACCAAGCTTGGAGGTAATATCAATAGGTAG